From Haloarcula sp. CBA1127, a single genomic window includes:
- a CDS encoding lysylphosphatidylglycerol synthase transmembrane domain-containing protein has product MGILSAVQRAIRQHGLWVTALLTVAVFFGLFVVGDASKVISALLAVDLWRVSVVFLLATISYAVRFLKWEYYLRHLDINIPLKTSLIVFFSGLMMVVTPGKAGEVWKAWFLRDLRDVPVSQTASVVGAERVTDLIALSAFAFLGLLIYQRSSVVLIGVVLLFLFAISLLQWRTFCLRVLGWLETLPIVGSYATELEEFYESTYTLFQVRPLSIAFLISLVAWGLEGVALWVVLSGFSSEATLLAALFVFGLGSVIGAASLLPGGLAAAEASMVGMLVVLGYTQTIAVSATVIIRVGTLWYGAILGTCVFVVYRFVRDQARVTSPST; this is encoded by the coding sequence ATGGGTATCCTCTCGGCAGTCCAACGGGCGATTCGCCAACACGGACTCTGGGTCACAGCACTCCTGACGGTTGCCGTATTCTTTGGGCTGTTCGTCGTCGGTGATGCCTCGAAAGTCATTTCGGCACTCCTTGCGGTGGATCTTTGGCGGGTCAGCGTCGTGTTCCTCCTTGCGACGATCAGTTACGCTGTACGGTTTCTCAAGTGGGAGTACTATCTCCGCCACTTAGACATTAATATCCCACTCAAGACGAGTCTGATCGTGTTTTTCAGTGGCCTGATGATGGTTGTGACTCCTGGGAAAGCAGGTGAAGTCTGGAAAGCCTGGTTCCTTCGTGACCTCCGCGATGTGCCGGTCAGTCAAACCGCGTCCGTCGTCGGCGCTGAAAGAGTGACCGATCTGATTGCACTTTCGGCATTCGCATTTCTAGGGCTACTAATCTATCAGCGGTCATCCGTCGTGTTGATCGGCGTGGTTCTCCTGTTTCTTTTTGCCATCAGTCTGCTTCAGTGGCGGACGTTTTGTCTGCGTGTTTTGGGTTGGTTGGAAACGCTCCCGATTGTTGGATCGTACGCAACTGAATTAGAGGAGTTCTATGAAAGCACGTACACGCTATTCCAGGTGCGACCGCTCAGTATTGCGTTTCTCATTAGCCTCGTGGCGTGGGGCTTAGAGGGAGTTGCGTTATGGGTGGTGCTAAGTGGGTTTAGTTCAGAAGCGACTCTCCTTGCCGCGTTGTTCGTGTTCGGGCTAGGATCAGTAATTGGTGCGGCCAGCCTCCTTCCAGGTGGATTAGCGGCCGCGGAAGCGAGTATGGTCGGGATGCTCGTCGTATTGGGATACACCCAGACAATTGCGGTGAGTGCGACGGTAATTATCCGGGTTGGCACGCTCTGGTATGGGGCGATTCTGGGAACGTGTGTGTTCGTTGTCTACCGATTTGTGAGAGATCAGGCTCGGGTCACAAGCCCAAGCACCTGA
- a CDS encoding acyl-CoA thioesterase has protein sequence MPTIADTHIVNRERVQPTHANNYNSAHGGIVMKWMDEIGAMSAMRAARESCVTAQMSRVDFERPIPIGDTALIESYAYATGQTSVRVRIEVAREDPHTGETEETTSAYATFVAVDDGKPTPVPELTAESEECKRLRETALAEEPER, from the coding sequence ATGCCGACTATCGCCGATACGCACATCGTCAACCGCGAGCGCGTCCAGCCGACCCACGCCAACAACTACAACAGCGCCCACGGGGGGATCGTCATGAAGTGGATGGACGAAATCGGCGCGATGTCGGCCATGCGGGCCGCCAGGGAGTCCTGCGTGACCGCACAGATGTCCCGCGTCGACTTCGAACGCCCGATTCCCATCGGCGACACCGCCCTCATCGAGTCCTATGCCTACGCCACGGGCCAAACCAGCGTCCGAGTTCGCATCGAAGTCGCACGCGAGGACCCCCACACGGGCGAAACGGAGGAGACGACCAGCGCGTACGCCACCTTCGTCGCCGTCGACGACGGGAAACCAACGCCGGTCCCCGAGCTAACTGCCGAAAGCGAGGAGTGCAAACGGTTGCGCGAAACGGCACTTGCAGAAGAGCCGGAGCGGTAG
- a CDS encoding KH domain-containing protein, protein MQHVKIPQDRIGVLIGEGGETMREIEERAEVRLDIDSEDGTVKVESVGDPVTALKGPDIVKAIGRGFAPDDALALLEDDMMMFELIDIEAASRNKNDFRRQKGRLIGEGGRTRELMQELSGAAVVIYGSTLGIIGGPEQVDAVREAAEMILDGAPHGSVYSFLERKHNEMKHKGLEYHQFTG, encoded by the coding sequence ATGCAACACGTGAAGATTCCGCAGGACCGTATCGGTGTGCTGATCGGCGAGGGCGGTGAGACCATGCGCGAGATCGAGGAGCGCGCAGAGGTCCGACTGGATATCGATTCCGAGGACGGCACGGTGAAAGTCGAGTCCGTCGGCGACCCCGTGACGGCGCTGAAAGGCCCCGACATCGTGAAGGCCATTGGCCGAGGGTTCGCGCCCGACGACGCGCTGGCGCTCCTCGAGGACGATATGATGATGTTCGAACTCATCGACATCGAGGCCGCCTCCCGCAACAAGAACGACTTCCGTCGCCAGAAGGGGCGTCTCATCGGTGAGGGCGGCCGGACGCGGGAACTCATGCAGGAACTCTCCGGCGCGGCCGTGGTCATCTACGGGTCGACGCTCGGCATCATCGGCGGCCCCGAACAGGTCGACGCCGTGCGAGAAGCCGCCGAGATGATCCTCGACGGAGCGCCACACGGCTCCGTCTACTCGTTCCTCGAACGCAAACACAACGAGATGAAGCACAAAGGCCTCGAATACCACCAGTTCACCGGATAA